The following coding sequences are from one Candidatus Eisenbacteria bacterium window:
- the ctaD gene encoding cytochrome c oxidase subunit I — protein sequence MSKPMVHAEAHQHVEHHEAGFWSTYVFSRDHKVIGKQFLGMGLSMLVLGGILALLVRWELAWPETAVPGMKWVPEPLMFDGVIPPDTYNAFFTMHATIMIFFAVMPILVGCFGNFLIPLMIGARDMAFPFLNMLSFWTSVPAGILMLASFAVTGGAASAGWTSYPPLSANPAYSGVDMGQNLWCISLIILGASSLMGSVNYITTIINMRAPGMTWFRMPLVIWSLFITAILLLLALPVLTAALGMLLFDRMAGTHFFNPALGGEPLLWQHLFWFFGHPEVYILILPAMGISSDILSVFSRKPIFGYHAMAFSMIAIAFLSWIVWGHHMFQSGMNPMLGMSFMMTTMVIGVPSAIKTFNWLGTIWGGNLQFRTPMLFALGFVSMFVIGGLSGIFMASTPVDIFIHDTYYIVAHIHYVVFGGSIFGIFAGIYYWFPKMFGRMLNEGLGKVHFWLTLIFFNMTFFPMHILGVGGHMRRIYNPTQYDFLKPLQPINVFITIGAICLGISQLIFFANVFWTLIAGPKAEKNPWKANTLEWEAPTPPPHGNFPGPLPTVYRGPYEYSSPLVEEDYLPQARRLDPQVAGSAH from the coding sequence ATGAGCAAGCCCATGGTTCACGCGGAAGCCCACCAGCACGTGGAACACCACGAGGCGGGCTTCTGGTCGACGTACGTCTTCTCGCGCGATCACAAGGTGATCGGAAAGCAGTTCCTGGGCATGGGACTCTCGATGCTGGTCCTGGGTGGCATCCTGGCGCTGCTCGTGCGCTGGGAGCTCGCCTGGCCCGAGACGGCGGTCCCCGGCATGAAGTGGGTCCCCGAGCCGCTCATGTTCGACGGCGTGATCCCGCCCGACACCTACAACGCGTTCTTCACCATGCACGCGACGATCATGATCTTCTTCGCGGTCATGCCGATCCTGGTCGGGTGCTTCGGGAACTTCCTCATCCCGCTCATGATCGGGGCGCGCGACATGGCGTTCCCGTTCCTCAACATGCTCTCGTTCTGGACTTCCGTCCCCGCCGGCATCCTCATGCTGGCGAGCTTCGCCGTGACCGGCGGTGCCGCCTCCGCGGGCTGGACGTCATATCCGCCGCTGTCCGCGAACCCCGCCTACAGCGGCGTCGACATGGGCCAGAACCTCTGGTGCATCAGCCTCATCATCCTCGGCGCCTCGTCGCTCATGGGCTCGGTCAACTACATCACCACGATCATCAACATGCGCGCCCCCGGCATGACCTGGTTCCGGATGCCGCTCGTCATCTGGTCGCTCTTCATCACCGCGATCCTCTTGCTGCTCGCCCTGCCCGTCCTCACGGCCGCGCTCGGCATGCTGCTCTTCGACCGGATGGCCGGCACCCACTTCTTCAACCCCGCCCTCGGCGGCGAGCCGCTCCTGTGGCAGCACCTCTTCTGGTTCTTCGGCCACCCCGAGGTCTACATCCTGATCCTTCCCGCCATGGGCATCTCGTCCGACATCCTGTCGGTGTTCTCGCGCAAGCCCATCTTCGGCTACCACGCCATGGCGTTCTCGATGATCGCGATCGCGTTCCTGTCGTGGATCGTGTGGGGCCACCACATGTTCCAGAGCGGCATGAACCCGATGCTCGGGATGAGCTTCATGATGACGACCATGGTCATCGGCGTCCCCTCGGCCATCAAGACGTTCAACTGGCTCGGCACGATCTGGGGCGGCAACCTCCAGTTCCGGACGCCGATGCTGTTCGCGCTCGGTTTCGTGTCGATGTTCGTGATCGGCGGCCTCTCGGGCATCTTCATGGCGTCGACGCCCGTCGACATCTTCATCCACGACACGTACTACATCGTCGCGCACATCCACTACGTCGTCTTCGGCGGGAGCATCTTCGGCATCTTCGCGGGGATCTACTACTGGTTCCCGAAGATGTTCGGCCGCATGCTGAACGAGGGGCTCGGCAAGGTGCACTTCTGGCTGACGCTCATCTTCTTCAACATGACGTTCTTCCCCATGCACATCCTCGGCGTCGGCGGCCACATGCGGCGCATCTACAACCCGACGCAGTACGACTTCCTGAAGCCGCTGCAGCCGATCAACGTGTTCATCACCATCGGCGCGATCTGCCTCGGGATCTCGCAGCTCATCTTCTTCGCGAACGTCTTCTGGACGCTCATCGCGGGGCCGAAGGCCGAGAAGAACCCGTGGAAGGCGAACACGCTCGAGTGGGAGGCTCCGACGCCGCCCCCGCACGGCAACTTCCCCGGACCGCTGCCGACCGTCTATCGCGGGCCGTACGAGTATTCCTCGCCGCTGGTCGAGGAGGACTACCTGCCGCAGGCGCGGCGGCTCGATCCGCAGGTGGCCGGCTCGGCACACTGA
- the coxB gene encoding cytochrome c oxidase subunit II, which produces MMGWLPPGVSTYSGQIDWLFYLIYYITTFTFFAVQITLLWFAFKYRYNPNRRATYTHGNTTLEIVWTVIPALMLAALAIMSRTTWADIKWRMPPSDYTIWVTAKQFNWEITYPGPDGKLGTEDDVSMDNDFHVPVNKTVRITLRSKDVIHSFFVPVFRLKQDAVPGREIPVWFKATAAGKYEVPCAELCGFGHSGMQGSVYVDEQTAYDAWAKERGVGAAVSTPAYN; this is translated from the coding sequence ATGATGGGTTGGTTGCCTCCGGGCGTCTCGACGTACTCGGGACAGATCGACTGGCTGTTCTACCTCATCTACTACATCACCACGTTCACGTTCTTCGCGGTCCAGATCACGCTGCTCTGGTTCGCGTTCAAGTATCGCTACAACCCGAACCGGCGCGCGACCTATACCCACGGCAACACGACGCTCGAGATCGTCTGGACGGTCATCCCGGCGCTCATGCTCGCGGCCCTCGCCATCATGAGCCGGACGACCTGGGCCGACATCAAGTGGCGCATGCCGCCGAGCGACTACACGATCTGGGTGACCGCGAAGCAGTTCAACTGGGAGATCACGTACCCCGGTCCGGACGGGAAGCTCGGAACCGAGGACGACGTCTCCATGGACAACGACTTCCACGTGCCGGTCAACAAGACCGTGCGCATCACGCTGCGATCGAAGGACGTGATCCACAGCTTCTTCGTCCCGGTGTTCCGCCTGAAGCAGGACGCGGTTCCCGGCCGCGAGATTCCGGTGTGGTTCAAGGCGACGGCGGCGGGGAAGTACGAGGTCCCGTGCGCCGAGCTCTGCGGGTTCGGTCACTCGGGCATGCAGGGCTCAGTCTACGTCGACGAGCAGACCGCGTACGACGCCTGGGCCAAGGAGCGGGGCGTCGGCGCCGCGGTCAGCACCCCAGCCTACAATTGA
- a CDS encoding 4Fe-4S binding protein: MPFTIVAENCTGCTACEKRCPTRAISGEPKKAFLIEHTLCIDCGACGVICPDEAILDTYGNVTKVLKRQERPIAIVHPDNCNGCGVCVDVCPFDCIYPSPGNQANYLGRVEVDEKTCVGCKLCEEVCGWEGIYIMPGKEKEAFLASLGYDAAPDAGDSDAA; encoded by the coding sequence ATGCCCTTCACGATCGTCGCCGAGAACTGCACCGGGTGCACCGCCTGCGAGAAGCGGTGCCCGACGCGTGCCATCAGCGGCGAGCCCAAGAAGGCGTTCCTGATCGAGCACACCCTGTGCATCGACTGCGGGGCCTGCGGTGTCATTTGCCCCGACGAGGCGATCCTCGACACCTACGGCAACGTCACCAAGGTCCTGAAGCGCCAGGAGCGGCCGATCGCGATCGTCCACCCGGACAATTGCAACGGCTGCGGCGTCTGCGTCGACGTGTGTCCGTTCGACTGCATCTACCCGTCGCCCGGCAACCAGGCGAACTACCTCGGGCGCGTCGAGGTCGACGAGAAGACCTGCGTCGGCTGCAAGCTGTGCGAGGAGGTCTGCGGCTGGGAGGGCATCTACATCATGCCCGGCAAGGAGAAGGAGGCGTTCCTCGCCTCCCTCGGATACGACGCTGCCCCCGACGCCGGCGACTCCGACGCCGCGTAG